In the genome of Magnolia sinica isolate HGM2019 chromosome 2, MsV1, whole genome shotgun sequence, one region contains:
- the LOC131236894 gene encoding cytokinin dehydrogenase 3-like isoform X1, producing the protein MEFALFCTRINVLILLLSLSSPCKFIQSPMDFGPLNFLQETKSASLDFGRIFFSSPSAVLRPQSPKEISQLLSFVASSSPSSSFSKATVAARGAGHSIHGQAQAPNGIVVEMDSLPPSIEIHKKRDGEPGFSYVDVSGGTLWVDLLKESLQVGLTPRSWTDYLYLTIGGTLSNGGISGQTFKYGPQISNVLQLDVVTGKGELVTCSPNQSSELFYAVLGGLGQFGIITSARIILQDAPQKVKWVRAFYDDFNVFIKDQELLVSMAEMVDYVEGFMVLNEQSLHSSSTAFPSHLDFIPQLDPSRSDVYYCIEFAVHHHQEKESCVDQVVEEISRKLSFMPTHIYSVEVSYFDFLNRVRMEEISLRRRGMWDVHHPWLNMFVPRSGIKQFRDLLLEKISPSTFVGPILIYPMLRDKWDSNTSAVLPEGGPTSENVIYVVGILQSANPRTCQTQCLQTILAQNRRIVRTATYPPIGAKQYLAHYSEERQWREHFGGKWEGFVGRKFEFDPLGILAPGQGIFARKCCKSPSAQIH; encoded by the exons ATGGAGTTTGCTTTGTTCTGCACTAGAATCAATGTCCTTATTCTCCTTCTATCCCTTTCCTCTCCTTGCAAATTCATACAAAGTCCAATGGATTTTGGGCCCTTGAACTTCCTTCAAGAAACCAAATCAGCATCTCTTGATTTTGGGAGGATCTTCTTCAGCTCTCCTTCTGCAGTTCTCAGGCCCCAATCCCCCAAAGAAATCTCTCAGCTCCTCAGCTTCGTtgcttcttcctctccttcctcCTCCTTCAGCAAAGCTACTGTTGCAGCAAGAGGAGCTGGTCACTCCATCCATGGCCAGGCCCAAGCACCCAATGGCATTGTGGTTGAGATGGATTCTCTTCCTCCTTCAATTGAAATCCACAAGAAAAGAGATGGGGAGCCTGGTTTTTCTTATGTTGATGTCAGTGGTGGGACCCTTTGGGTGGACCTCTTGAAGGAGAGCCTGCAAGTGGGCCTGACTCCAAGATCATGGACAGACTATCTCTATCTCACCATTGGTGGGACCCTCTCTAATGGTGGGATCAGTGGCCAGACATTTAAGTATGGCCCTCAGATCAGCAATGTCCTTCAGTTGGATGTGGTAACAG gaaAAGGAGAGTTAGTGACCTGTTCACCCAACCAAAGTTCAGAGCTCTTTTATGCAGTCTTAGGTGGACTAGGCCAGTTTGGCATAATCACAAGTGCAAGGATAATCCTGCAAGATGCTCCACAGAAA GTGAAATGGGTCAGAGCCTTTTATGATGATTTTAATGTATTCATCAAGGACCAAGAACTGTTGGTATCGATGGCCGAAATGGTAGACTATGTCGAAGGATTTATGGTTTTGAATGAGCAATCTCTCCACAGCTCCTCTACTGCCTTCCCTTCCCATCTGGATTTCATTCCACAGCTCGATCCTAGTCGTTCAGACGTCTACTATTGTATTGAATTTGCAGTTCATCATcaccaagaaaaggaatcctgtGTAGATCAG gttgTTGAGGAGATATCAAGGAAATTGAGCTTCATGCCCACACACATTTATAGTGTGGAAGTCTCTTACTTTGATTTCCTCAATAGGGTTAGAATGGAAGAGATAAGTCTAAGGAGAAGAGGAATGTGGGATGTGCACCATCCATGGCTGAATATGTTTGTGCCAAGGTCTGGAATCAAGCAATTCAGAGATTTGCTGTTGGAGAAGATCTCACCGTccacttttgtgggccccattctcATATATCCAATGCTTAGAGACAA GTGGGACTCCAACACGTCAGCCGTACTTCCCGAAGGGGGCCCCACAAGCGAGAACGTGATCTACGTCGTTGGAATTCTCCAGTCCGCGAACCCTCGCACGTGCCAAACACAATGCCTGCAGACGATCCTCGCCCAAAACCGGCGAATCGTCCGAACCGCCACGTACCCGCCGATCGGCGCCAAGCAATACCTGGCCCACTACTCCGAAGAACGACAATGGCGGGAACATTTTGGCGGGAAATGGGAAGGGTTTGTGGGACGGAAATTCGAATTCGATCCCCTCGGCATCTTGGCTCCTGGTCAGGGAATCTTCGCGAGGAAGTGCTGCAAAAGCCCAAGCGCCCAAATCCATTGA
- the LOC131236894 gene encoding cytokinin dehydrogenase 3-like isoform X2, whose translation MEFALFCTRINVLILLLSLSSPCKFIQSPMDFGPLNFLQETKSASLDFGRIFFSSPSAVLRPQSPKEISQLLSFVASSSPSSSFSKATVAARGAGHSIHGQAQAPNGIVVEMDSLPPSIEIHKKRDGEPGFSYVDVSGGTLWVDLLKESLQVGLTPRSWTDYLYLTIGGTLSNGGISGQTFKYGPQISNVLQLDVVTGKGELVTCSPNQSSELFYAVLGGLGQFGIITSARIILQDAPQKDQELLVSMAEMVDYVEGFMVLNEQSLHSSSTAFPSHLDFIPQLDPSRSDVYYCIEFAVHHHQEKESCVDQVVEEISRKLSFMPTHIYSVEVSYFDFLNRVRMEEISLRRRGMWDVHHPWLNMFVPRSGIKQFRDLLLEKISPSTFVGPILIYPMLRDKWDSNTSAVLPEGGPTSENVIYVVGILQSANPRTCQTQCLQTILAQNRRIVRTATYPPIGAKQYLAHYSEERQWREHFGGKWEGFVGRKFEFDPLGILAPGQGIFARKCCKSPSAQIH comes from the exons ATGGAGTTTGCTTTGTTCTGCACTAGAATCAATGTCCTTATTCTCCTTCTATCCCTTTCCTCTCCTTGCAAATTCATACAAAGTCCAATGGATTTTGGGCCCTTGAACTTCCTTCAAGAAACCAAATCAGCATCTCTTGATTTTGGGAGGATCTTCTTCAGCTCTCCTTCTGCAGTTCTCAGGCCCCAATCCCCCAAAGAAATCTCTCAGCTCCTCAGCTTCGTtgcttcttcctctccttcctcCTCCTTCAGCAAAGCTACTGTTGCAGCAAGAGGAGCTGGTCACTCCATCCATGGCCAGGCCCAAGCACCCAATGGCATTGTGGTTGAGATGGATTCTCTTCCTCCTTCAATTGAAATCCACAAGAAAAGAGATGGGGAGCCTGGTTTTTCTTATGTTGATGTCAGTGGTGGGACCCTTTGGGTGGACCTCTTGAAGGAGAGCCTGCAAGTGGGCCTGACTCCAAGATCATGGACAGACTATCTCTATCTCACCATTGGTGGGACCCTCTCTAATGGTGGGATCAGTGGCCAGACATTTAAGTATGGCCCTCAGATCAGCAATGTCCTTCAGTTGGATGTGGTAACAG gaaAAGGAGAGTTAGTGACCTGTTCACCCAACCAAAGTTCAGAGCTCTTTTATGCAGTCTTAGGTGGACTAGGCCAGTTTGGCATAATCACAAGTGCAAGGATAATCCTGCAAGATGCTCCACAGAAA GACCAAGAACTGTTGGTATCGATGGCCGAAATGGTAGACTATGTCGAAGGATTTATGGTTTTGAATGAGCAATCTCTCCACAGCTCCTCTACTGCCTTCCCTTCCCATCTGGATTTCATTCCACAGCTCGATCCTAGTCGTTCAGACGTCTACTATTGTATTGAATTTGCAGTTCATCATcaccaagaaaaggaatcctgtGTAGATCAG gttgTTGAGGAGATATCAAGGAAATTGAGCTTCATGCCCACACACATTTATAGTGTGGAAGTCTCTTACTTTGATTTCCTCAATAGGGTTAGAATGGAAGAGATAAGTCTAAGGAGAAGAGGAATGTGGGATGTGCACCATCCATGGCTGAATATGTTTGTGCCAAGGTCTGGAATCAAGCAATTCAGAGATTTGCTGTTGGAGAAGATCTCACCGTccacttttgtgggccccattctcATATATCCAATGCTTAGAGACAA GTGGGACTCCAACACGTCAGCCGTACTTCCCGAAGGGGGCCCCACAAGCGAGAACGTGATCTACGTCGTTGGAATTCTCCAGTCCGCGAACCCTCGCACGTGCCAAACACAATGCCTGCAGACGATCCTCGCCCAAAACCGGCGAATCGTCCGAACCGCCACGTACCCGCCGATCGGCGCCAAGCAATACCTGGCCCACTACTCCGAAGAACGACAATGGCGGGAACATTTTGGCGGGAAATGGGAAGGGTTTGTGGGACGGAAATTCGAATTCGATCCCCTCGGCATCTTGGCTCCTGGTCAGGGAATCTTCGCGAGGAAGTGCTGCAAAAGCCCAAGCGCCCAAATCCATTGA